One Desulfonatronum thiodismutans DNA segment encodes these proteins:
- the jag gene encoding RNA-binding cell elongation regulator Jag/EloR produces MSEPKEFQSKSVDEAIEEACSFFSCIRDELEITILAGGSSGIFGLVGAKKARIKAQPRVRLSELETMIRAVTERITAAIVDNPRVEVEHQSDLIKATIKTSDDMDRLLGREGQVLGAVEYVVNRIVARRWPSAVRVMLDADGFRERQDQELSALAVTLAEKAKSTQSPQSTKPLPSYQRRIVHVALQAVTDIQTKSKGDGPLKRVLIIPKAPPSQDEAPKSESPPQQDS; encoded by the coding sequence ATGAGTGAGCCAAAGGAATTTCAAAGCAAAAGCGTCGATGAAGCCATTGAGGAGGCTTGTTCGTTTTTTTCCTGTATCCGGGATGAATTGGAAATAACTATATTAGCGGGCGGTTCATCCGGAATCTTCGGCCTGGTGGGCGCGAAAAAGGCCCGGATCAAAGCCCAGCCGCGGGTCCGGCTTTCGGAATTGGAAACCATGATCCGCGCGGTCACGGAACGAATCACCGCCGCCATCGTGGACAACCCTCGGGTCGAGGTGGAGCATCAGTCCGATCTGATCAAGGCCACCATTAAAACTTCCGACGACATGGACCGGCTCCTGGGACGCGAAGGGCAGGTGCTCGGAGCGGTGGAGTACGTCGTCAACCGGATCGTTGCCCGTCGCTGGCCCAGCGCCGTGCGGGTCATGCTGGACGCCGACGGATTTCGGGAGCGCCAGGACCAGGAACTCAGCGCTTTGGCCGTGACCCTGGCCGAAAAGGCCAAGTCCACGCAATCGCCGCAAAGCACCAAGCCACTTCCATCCTATCAACGGCGCATCGTCCATGTGGCCCTGCAGGCGGTCACGGACATTCAGACCAAGAGCAAGGGCGACGGGCCGTTGAAACGCGTCCTGATCATTCCCAAGGCCCCTCCTTCCCAGGACGAAGCCCCCAAATCCGAGAGCCCGCCACAGCAAGACTCATGA